Proteins from a single region of Gasterosteus aculeatus chromosome Y, fGasAcu3.hap1.1, whole genome shotgun sequence:
- the LOC120812303 gene encoding semaphorin-3ab-like isoform X2, with protein sequence MDSVLGSILLLCGSILLRTEGIRAQQTKNNVPRLKLAYKDMLESNNLVTFEGLANSSAYHTFLLDEEKGRLVVGAKDHIFSFNLLNISRDYAQVPWLASSTKRDECKWAGKDLSRECSNFIKVLQPFNQTHLYVCGTGAFHPVCSYLEDSVFKLEPLVENGRGKSPYDPKLLTASMLIDGELYAGTSADFMGRDFAIFRTLGKHHPIRTEQHDSRWLNDPRFVGVHLIPESDNPEDDKIYLLFKENAIDGEHAGKATHARIGQLCKNDLGGHRSLVNKWTTFLKARLICSVPGSNGIDTHFDELQDVFLMSTKDLKSPIIYAVFTTSSNIFKGSAVCMYSMADIRRVFLGPYAHRDGPNYQWVPFQGRVPYPRPGTCPSKTFGGFDTTKDLPDDVVSFARSHPAMFNPVYPINNLPIIVKTDVDYQFTQIVVDRVEAEDGQYDVMFIGTDMGTILKVVCIPRGSWHDLDDVLLEEMTVFREPTAITAMVLSTKQQQLYLGSEIGVSQMPLHRCEVYGKACAECCLARDPYCAWDGTECSRYFPMAKRRTRRQDIRNGDPLTQCSDLQHHDELSGQTTLLDKTMYGVENSSTFLECSPKSQRALTYWQYQPSTDDRKQEIKSEGRFIHTDQGLLIRTLIKKDSGVYLCQAVEHGYMQTLLKVTLKVIDTERLEDLLHRDEAAAAIVTAQDLSPPQETPNKKLWYRDFLSLVNHPTLNSVDEFCEQVWKRERKHRRQKAHLVQVQIHQQQQQQQPKAVIPRAHTHAQGLAAKWKHLQERQKGRNRRTHELERVPRSV encoded by the exons ATGGACTCCGTCTTGGGCAGCATTCTGCTGCTGTGTGGGTCGATTCTGCTCAGGACAGAGGGCATCAGAGCTCAACAGACCAAAAACAACGTCCCTCGGCTAAAACTGGCTTATAAAG ACATGCTGGAGTCAAACAACCTGGTAACGTTTGAAGGCCTTGCCAACAGCTCAGCTTACCACACCTTCCTGTTGGACGAGGAGAAAGGACGACTCGTTGTGGGAGCCAAGGACCACATCTTCTCCTTTAACCTCCTCAACATCAGCAGAGACTACGCGCAG gtcCCTTGGCTGGCTTCCTCCACCAAAAGAGATGAATGCAAGTGGGCAGGAAAAGATCTCTCG AGGGAGTGCTCAAATTTCATTAAAGTGTTGCAGCCGTTCAACCAGACCCACCTCTATGTGTGCGGGACAGGAGCCTTCCACCCTGTCTGCTCCTACCTGGAG GACAGTGTGTTCAAACTGGAGCCTCTTGTAGAGAATGGTCGAGGAAAGAGTCCTTATGATCCCAAGTTACTGACTGCCTCCATGCTGATTG ATGGAGAACTGTATGCTGGGACATCAGCTGACTTCATGGGGCGGGATTTTGCAATATTTCGCACTCTCGGAAAGCACCACCCGATCAGGACGGAGCAACACGACTCCCGATGGCTAAACg ATCCCAGATTTGTGGGCGTGCATCTAATTCCAGAGAGCGACAACCCAGAAGATGACAAAATCTACTTGCTCTTTAAGGAGAACGCTATAGACGGAGAGCACGCTGGGAAGGCCACACACGCCCGCATCGGACAGCTCTGCAAA AATGACCTGGGAGGTCACAGGAGTCTTGTAAATAAGTGGACCACCTTTTTGAAGGCGCGACTTATTTGCTCCGTGCCGGGCAGCAATGGAATAGACACGCACTTTGATGAACTAC AGGATGTTTTCCTCATGAGCACAAAGGATCTTAAGAGCCCGATCATCTATGCGGTATTCACCACTTCCAG CAACATCTTCAAAGGCTCGGCTGTGTGCATGTACAGCATGGCGGACATCAGGAGAGTGTTCCTGGGTCCTTACGCTCATAGAGATGGACCCAACTATCAGTGGGTGCCTTTCCAGGGACGCGTTCCCTACCCACGGCCTGGCACA tGCCCAAGCAAGACGTTTGGAGGGTTTGATACAACCAAGGACCTGCCCGATGACGTTGTAAGCTTCGCTAGAAGCCACCCTGCCATGTTCAACCCCGTGTATCCCATTAACAATCTGCCAATCATAGTCAAAACAGATGTGGACTACCAGTTCACCCAGATAGTGGTGGACAGAGTGGAAGCAGAAGATGGGCAGTACGATGTCATGTTCATCGGCACAG ACATGGGGACGATACTGAAAGTAGTATGCATCCCCAGAGGCTCCTGGCATGACCTGGATGATGTCCTATTGGAAGAAATGACCGTCTTCAGA GAGCCAACAGCCATTACAGCGATGGTACTTTCAACAAAACAG CAACAACTGTATCTGGGCTCGGAAATCGGTGTGTCCCAGATGCCTTTGCATCGGTGTGAGGTTTACGGGAAGGCCTGTGCCGAGTGTTGCCTGGCGAGGGACCCTTACTGTGCATGGGATGGCACCGAGTGCTCCAGATACTTTCCCATGGCTAAAAG GCGGACAAGGAGGCAAGATATCAGGAATGGAGACCCGCTCACACAATGCTCAGATCTGCAACACCACG ATGAACTAAGTGGACAGACGACTCTCCTGGATAAGACAATGTATGGTGTGGAGAACAGCAGCACCTTCCTTGAGTGCAGTCCCAAGTCTCAGAGAGCCCTGACATATTGGCAGTACCAGCCCTCCACTGATGACCGCAAACAAGAG ATCAAATCAGAAGGACGTTTCATCCACACAGACCAGGGCCTGCTGATCCGCACACTCATCAAGAAGGATTCCGGGGTCTATCTGTGCCAGGCGGTGGAGCACGGCTACATGCAGACGCTTCTCAAGGTCACTCTGAAGGTCATTGACACAGAGCGACTGGAGGATCTGCTGCACCGGGATGAGGCTGCCGCAGCAATAGTTACCGCCCAGGATCTCTCCCCACCTCAAGAAACCCCAAACAAAAAGCTTTGGTACAGAGACTTCCTCTCTTTAGTCAATCACCCTACTCTGAACAGCGTGGACGAGTTCTGCGAGCAGGTatggaaaagggagagaaaacacaggagGCAGAAAGCTCATCTGGTGCAAGTCCAAAtacaccaacagcagcagcagcagcagccgaagGCTGTGATCCCTCGCGCCCACACGCATGCTCAGGGGCTCGCGGCCAAATGGAAACACCTGCAGGAGAGGCAGAAGGGACGCAACCGCAGGACCCATGAACTGGAGAGGGTCCCCCGCAGTGTCTGA
- the LOC120812303 gene encoding semaphorin-3ab-like isoform X1: MDSVLGSILLLCGSILLRTEGIRAQQTKNNVPRLKLAYKDMLESNNLVTFEGLANSSAYHTFLLDEEKGRLVVGAKDHIFSFNLLNISRDYAQVPWLASSTKRDECKWAGKDLSRECSNFIKVLQPFNQTHLYVCGTGAFHPVCSYLEVGKKPEDSVFKLEPLVENGRGKSPYDPKLLTASMLIDGELYAGTSADFMGRDFAIFRTLGKHHPIRTEQHDSRWLNDPRFVGVHLIPESDNPEDDKIYLLFKENAIDGEHAGKATHARIGQLCKNDLGGHRSLVNKWTTFLKARLICSVPGSNGIDTHFDELQDVFLMSTKDLKSPIIYAVFTTSSNIFKGSAVCMYSMADIRRVFLGPYAHRDGPNYQWVPFQGRVPYPRPGTCPSKTFGGFDTTKDLPDDVVSFARSHPAMFNPVYPINNLPIIVKTDVDYQFTQIVVDRVEAEDGQYDVMFIGTDMGTILKVVCIPRGSWHDLDDVLLEEMTVFREPTAITAMVLSTKQQQLYLGSEIGVSQMPLHRCEVYGKACAECCLARDPYCAWDGTECSRYFPMAKRRTRRQDIRNGDPLTQCSDLQHHDELSGQTTLLDKTMYGVENSSTFLECSPKSQRALTYWQYQPSTDDRKQEIKSEGRFIHTDQGLLIRTLIKKDSGVYLCQAVEHGYMQTLLKVTLKVIDTERLEDLLHRDEAAAAIVTAQDLSPPQETPNKKLWYRDFLSLVNHPTLNSVDEFCEQVWKRERKHRRQKAHLVQVQIHQQQQQQQPKAVIPRAHTHAQGLAAKWKHLQERQKGRNRRTHELERVPRSV; encoded by the exons ATGGACTCCGTCTTGGGCAGCATTCTGCTGCTGTGTGGGTCGATTCTGCTCAGGACAGAGGGCATCAGAGCTCAACAGACCAAAAACAACGTCCCTCGGCTAAAACTGGCTTATAAAG ACATGCTGGAGTCAAACAACCTGGTAACGTTTGAAGGCCTTGCCAACAGCTCAGCTTACCACACCTTCCTGTTGGACGAGGAGAAAGGACGACTCGTTGTGGGAGCCAAGGACCACATCTTCTCCTTTAACCTCCTCAACATCAGCAGAGACTACGCGCAG gtcCCTTGGCTGGCTTCCTCCACCAAAAGAGATGAATGCAAGTGGGCAGGAAAAGATCTCTCG AGGGAGTGCTCAAATTTCATTAAAGTGTTGCAGCCGTTCAACCAGACCCACCTCTATGTGTGCGGGACAGGAGCCTTCCACCCTGTCTGCTCCTACCTGGAGGTTGGCAAGAAACcagaa GACAGTGTGTTCAAACTGGAGCCTCTTGTAGAGAATGGTCGAGGAAAGAGTCCTTATGATCCCAAGTTACTGACTGCCTCCATGCTGATTG ATGGAGAACTGTATGCTGGGACATCAGCTGACTTCATGGGGCGGGATTTTGCAATATTTCGCACTCTCGGAAAGCACCACCCGATCAGGACGGAGCAACACGACTCCCGATGGCTAAACg ATCCCAGATTTGTGGGCGTGCATCTAATTCCAGAGAGCGACAACCCAGAAGATGACAAAATCTACTTGCTCTTTAAGGAGAACGCTATAGACGGAGAGCACGCTGGGAAGGCCACACACGCCCGCATCGGACAGCTCTGCAAA AATGACCTGGGAGGTCACAGGAGTCTTGTAAATAAGTGGACCACCTTTTTGAAGGCGCGACTTATTTGCTCCGTGCCGGGCAGCAATGGAATAGACACGCACTTTGATGAACTAC AGGATGTTTTCCTCATGAGCACAAAGGATCTTAAGAGCCCGATCATCTATGCGGTATTCACCACTTCCAG CAACATCTTCAAAGGCTCGGCTGTGTGCATGTACAGCATGGCGGACATCAGGAGAGTGTTCCTGGGTCCTTACGCTCATAGAGATGGACCCAACTATCAGTGGGTGCCTTTCCAGGGACGCGTTCCCTACCCACGGCCTGGCACA tGCCCAAGCAAGACGTTTGGAGGGTTTGATACAACCAAGGACCTGCCCGATGACGTTGTAAGCTTCGCTAGAAGCCACCCTGCCATGTTCAACCCCGTGTATCCCATTAACAATCTGCCAATCATAGTCAAAACAGATGTGGACTACCAGTTCACCCAGATAGTGGTGGACAGAGTGGAAGCAGAAGATGGGCAGTACGATGTCATGTTCATCGGCACAG ACATGGGGACGATACTGAAAGTAGTATGCATCCCCAGAGGCTCCTGGCATGACCTGGATGATGTCCTATTGGAAGAAATGACCGTCTTCAGA GAGCCAACAGCCATTACAGCGATGGTACTTTCAACAAAACAG CAACAACTGTATCTGGGCTCGGAAATCGGTGTGTCCCAGATGCCTTTGCATCGGTGTGAGGTTTACGGGAAGGCCTGTGCCGAGTGTTGCCTGGCGAGGGACCCTTACTGTGCATGGGATGGCACCGAGTGCTCCAGATACTTTCCCATGGCTAAAAG GCGGACAAGGAGGCAAGATATCAGGAATGGAGACCCGCTCACACAATGCTCAGATCTGCAACACCACG ATGAACTAAGTGGACAGACGACTCTCCTGGATAAGACAATGTATGGTGTGGAGAACAGCAGCACCTTCCTTGAGTGCAGTCCCAAGTCTCAGAGAGCCCTGACATATTGGCAGTACCAGCCCTCCACTGATGACCGCAAACAAGAG ATCAAATCAGAAGGACGTTTCATCCACACAGACCAGGGCCTGCTGATCCGCACACTCATCAAGAAGGATTCCGGGGTCTATCTGTGCCAGGCGGTGGAGCACGGCTACATGCAGACGCTTCTCAAGGTCACTCTGAAGGTCATTGACACAGAGCGACTGGAGGATCTGCTGCACCGGGATGAGGCTGCCGCAGCAATAGTTACCGCCCAGGATCTCTCCCCACCTCAAGAAACCCCAAACAAAAAGCTTTGGTACAGAGACTTCCTCTCTTTAGTCAATCACCCTACTCTGAACAGCGTGGACGAGTTCTGCGAGCAGGTatggaaaagggagagaaaacacaggagGCAGAAAGCTCATCTGGTGCAAGTCCAAAtacaccaacagcagcagcagcagcagccgaagGCTGTGATCCCTCGCGCCCACACGCATGCTCAGGGGCTCGCGGCCAAATGGAAACACCTGCAGGAGAGGCAGAAGGGACGCAACCGCAGGACCCATGAACTGGAGAGGGTCCCCCGCAGTGTCTGA